The proteins below come from a single Miscanthus floridulus cultivar M001 chromosome 1, ASM1932011v1, whole genome shotgun sequence genomic window:
- the LOC136465279 gene encoding uncharacterized protein → MAVPNYTYVKLKMPSPNGVTTIESTYEHAYDCDVECIEYAEAIIEAETLIVNLDQLGSEAPDSKRCAGTFEPAEAVKLVPVDPTCPDDWALRISATLDIK, encoded by the coding sequence atggcggtccccaactacacgtacgtcaagctcaagatgccgagcCCCAATGGCGTCACCACTATCGAGTCCACatatgaacatgcatacgactgtgacgtcGAGTGCATTGAGTATGCCGAGGCTATcatagaggccgagaccctcatcgtcaacctcgaccaactcggtAGCGAGGCGCCCGACTCCAAGCGTTGcgccgggactttcgagcccgcggaggccgtcaagcttgTCCCCGTTGACCCCACCTGCCCCGACGATTGGGCGCTGAGGattagcgccaccctcgacatcaaatag